The genome window tggactcaggtgcaacttttaaaactccctctttttacataatgaaccattgtggccaaacgcaatgagcaaattggcccagatttgtaaaacaaataaggttactcataactttttacaattttacatttcgttaaataattttcgatttatttcaaaaagcaaccACTGTATATAACGTTGTTAGTCGTACAGTGAAACCAATTTGTTGTTCTTGTCCCACAGACAACTAAATCAGCGGGAGAATCAGAGGAGAGTGAGCAACCCGTCCTTGTCCGTTGTCAATAGgcgtcttttttttttcctttttcctttttttttttttgcactgagGGCAATACGTCTTTCGAGCTTTTCTCTTGTGATTGTCCTGCCATCCTTTTTTTGGTAATTATGTTACCGtatatgatatgatgatggtAAAAATAAACTTGAACATGATAACATGATTAGAAATTGTAAGGAAGATTAATGTATCTAAGTAATGATAGGTCGCTTAAAAATTGTCACAAACACTATTTTTGAAAGAGTTGGTGTGAGGGTAAATTAGTATAGGGGAGTTCTTTCTATAGTGCAAAGAAATCGGCAAGtttggaaaaatttaattttaatgatcACTGATTGTCCCTGTAAATTAAACTATTTTTAGAAAGattaacattataataaaacagTGTGGGTAAGATTAATATGATAATAAAATACTTTGATATATTTCATATATATGTCtgtattatcttttattttatttacaaacttaATTTGTGTGACACAAATAATCTCCGATCCATATGATGTTAGCATCTGAAATTATGCAGTGCAGATTAAGACTTAATTGCACAGAGACAAATTCGCAGCTATATCGGTGTAGTTAATGTTTTGCTTCCTCACATTACACAGGTAGTGTATATGTTCAGTCATGAACGAAGGATTTACAACATTGCAGAACCGCTCAAAAGCCACCACCTTGACTTCATCATATAAGAGACCAGTTTCCACCTCTTCAAGCTCGTTAGTCGAGCAAGCTAGTCATAACATCATAACTAGTTTGATCATGTTAGTCAAGCCTGCATGACTAGCTTAGAAGTACATGACTAATGTTACGTTAATCAAAATGGACACCATTCTGACTAACTTAAAGTTAGTCTTTTACTAGTCATGCGAATAGCCTAGGTTAGTTATGCATGGATGACTAACGTCCTAACTAACTAGTCAGCTAgttagtcaagcctgctcgaCTAATGTTGACGTTAGTCAAGCAAGCTAGTCTTGCTTGCATGACTAGGCAAAGCTAGTCACACATATGCTAACCTTGACTGCTTGACTAACATTAAGTTAGTCAAAATGGACACCATATGGACTAACGTTAGTCATACTGACCAATTTATGTTTGCAATGTAAGCTTGTATATAAAAACGAGTATGCTCTCTCAATGATAGGACAAACGAGACTGCTCTTTTGTCGACCGTTTCAGCATATAATACACCTGTTAACAACGAAGCTGTGACAAGATATCAAAAGTTTTTGAACTACAACTTCTTAGTCGTATTTCTAACGGTTACAATTTCAACAAAGTAAcaaaaattttcataaaatttaccGCTACAACTTAATCCATCCCCACTGAATCATGCATTACAGGTACATTCGAAACTGCCATGGTTGTTGCTGCAAACTGCGTTATGGTCACATGGGTTGTACAGGCACTCGTCAACGTCTAAAGAGAGGAATAAGAACCAATATTAACAGATTTTCATAAAGTAGAGAACACTCTCATGAAAATATCAGAAACAATTATGAAAGGATCAAACGAAGCCTGTCGTGAGTCAATTACCGTGGATGGGTCGTCGAAGAAACAGCGATACACAAGTGATCCAAAGTTCTACTTTTTTAATGGCCAGTGAAAATAATGATTGTATAATATAACTTGATCGAGCTTCTGAACCACAAAACATTAATTGTAATGTTCTGTTGTGagaagcttaagggggtactacacccctgtggtaaatttgtgactctttttgcagttttctcaaaaaataataacacactggtaacacaagtcatgtttattattggggcaaggaatccaattactacactgaaatttcagtgactcaagacaagcggttcagtatatatgataggaaatgaggtacatcctagcggtaccttatttcttgtcataaataacgaactgcttgtcttgggtcactgaaattccagtgtagtaattggattccttgcccctacaatatacacaacttttgttaccagtgtgttattagtttttgagaaaaattcaaaaatgaacacacatttatcgaggggtttagtacccccttaatccaaTTATATTATAATAATCATTATTTTCGCAAAATTTACCTGTACAGGTTAATCCATCTCCACTGAATCCTGCATTGCAGCTACATTCGAAACTACCAGGGTTGTTGATACAAGCTGCGTTATGGTCACATGGACTAGTCAAGCACTCATTGGCTAGAAAGAGAGAAAAACTAATATTAACCAATGTGTATGAAGTATGAAGTAGAGTATGTAGTGGTATAAAATTAATTAGTAAATTAATaagtatttccataaaaatagattatattttgaattgttcttccacaaaatgttagtttttactttcagatatatccccttttaattttgacccgaaCAGATAAGGCTAAACAATGAAATACGCTATTTAATTACAACATATGACATCAATGCGTGCCACTTTGCCGATCGATAGTCTGTTTGGCCCCTTTGATGTGTTAAGACCTTCCCGCACGACGCGACTACTATTATTATCGTAATAACAACGTCTTCCGtcattttattaattttcttaaattttgacacaaatacACCTAAAGGTTCAATGCGAATACTTCTTTATACACAGTTTTCGTAATAGGTAATTTCAAGCACGATTTCCTCATGCATGGAACTCGCACAGTGAAAACATATTATTATCAAATAACACTGGAACTACGAGGGGGGTTTGTCCGCCCAAGatgttttatccgtcataaaaaatgcacgcgtttacgcccaaacgacctaaactaatcgtagatacatccctTGCGTACATTTTGGTGATAAAATTGTTACCCCAGCCCCCTTTCCCGGGGGAGGACTGGCAATCAAAGATAATCATAGGGCGGAAGTGAGACTACAATGATTGTCATTTaactcttgtgaaattatttcaagagctactgactttttctTGATACAGGGTgccccacccccccaaaaaaaaaaaaaaaccagaaccaTCATTGTgccctttttctcctatttttgaaaagttaatcaaatcTATTTTGCTATGTAAAGACACAtgtattcgttagctttaatgaaccgaaagaaatatttcacTCAGCTCACAACTtctgaagatatgctcttttaaagaaatgtacccgtttttctgtccacggaggagatttggctacttcaaagattgaaaaggtgTACACGTAACATGCATGAATAATTGTGTATCacgcattcctcaatgataactttataaaataacgaactttatttagggaatgggcttaaccggtgggcctatgggctatagattgtgttaagtgtcattgTGGATATTGATATTGCACAGTGTCGacgccctatacgataaatataaatttaatactccgttggtgagcgacgggcgagtggtatttcaccgaaagcaagaaaaggagttctatctgattggctagcaatcgatcgcttaggtcgctcagtagtcaactacaaactcaaaatggagcaatgaATTCAAtatattgacgtagataaagagagtgataatgtgtcaataatgtacattgtattgcacctgcattttacatgcattcttttatataattaatttctcaaagagttgaatatatcaacattttaactgtggatttcaaaatctttacatcaaaattgcagtcctcactaattagtgtatttaatttccagttagtgtatttaaaataaaacctgtgatttacctgacaacaaatacaattttcttgcaacagaaatatcatatgggatactgatatggtaggccgcaaccgccacaacgtggagctgctacgcgtagctgactttttgctccgtggagccaaattgaccaatcatgttagagtttttcattaatcggaggtaaaactgaccaatcaagtacgacttactcattacgtgaagcgagtttattcattaagaatttgccagacgagcttcacgtagttgcaagatatcctcggtcacgaaagttatgattcaaaaagtagtctatgaaaagtacgaaccgacttattattaagatggacatgcactcataagaaactcatacagtattgtacataactata of Amphiura filiformis chromosome 14, Afil_fr2py, whole genome shotgun sequence contains these proteins:
- the LOC140169329 gene encoding uncharacterized protein, which translates into the protein MPKLFKKEDEFEEGDLLYGDDPQPLTMRHNWEKNILDLLLDRITYCANECLTSPCDHNAACINNPGSFECSCNAGFSGDGLTCTDVDECLYNPCDHNAVCSNNHGSFECTCNA